The nucleotide window CACGCGCGACCCTGTTAGTCTCCAGCCGTGCGCGCGTTCTTCTGCGACACATACGAGGTGCCACTTCCGCCCGGGCACAGGTTCCCGATGCCGAAGTACCGGCTGCTCCGCGAGCGGCTTCTCGCGGAGGGCGTGCTTCATCCGCGGGAACTGGAAGAATCTGGCGTGATCGACCGCGCCTCGCTGCTCCTCGCGCACACCCCGGAGTACCTGGACGCGGTCTTCTCCGGAACACTCGCCGCCGACGCGCAGCGCAGGCTGGGATTCTCCTGGAGCGCAGCGCTCCTCGCCCGATCGCGCGCCAGCGTCTTCGGGACGGTGCTGGCAGCACGCGCCGCGCTCGACGACGGTGTCGCCGGCAACCTCGCGGGCGGGACGCACCATGCGTTCGCGGACCGCGGCACCGGATTCTGCGTCTTCAACGACATCGCGGTGGCCGCGCGCGCTCTGCAGCGCGAAGGGTTGATCGAGCGCGCGCTGGTGGTCGACCTCGACGTCCACCAGGGCGACGGCACCGCCGCGATCTTCGCGGACGATCCGACCGTGTTCACCTTCTCCATGCACGGCGCGAATAATTTTCCCTTCCACAAGCAGCGCTCTTCCCTCGACGTCGAGCTTCTCGATGGTTGTCAGGATTCTGAATATATTGCGTGCCTCGAGCGCCACCTGCCGCGAGCGCTCGACCTGGCGCGGCCCGACATCGTCTTCTTCCAGGCCGGCGTCGATCCGCTGGATGGAGATCAGCTCGGCCGCCTCCGGCTGTCGCTCGACGGCCTCCGCCGGCGCGATCGCATCGTCGCGACCGCGGCGCGCCGAACAGGGGCGCCGCTGGTACTGACGCTCGGCGGCGGGTATGCACGTCCCATCGCGCTCTCGGTCGACGCGCACGTCGGGACGTGGCGCGAAGCACGCGCGGCCTTCTAGCGGTCGAGGCTGTACACGTTTTGCGGACGCACCTTCTTCTTGTGCATCTGCGTCCGGTGGTACCGCGTACCCTGCTTCTGTTCCTGCACGCGCGATTGCACGCCGCCCGCGGCGATCAGCAGAACTCCCGCGGCCGCGAGCGTCACGAAACCGAGCGGCAGGTGCCAGCGCCAGTTGGGCGGGTCCTTCTCCAACAGGGCCGGACGCTCCAGCTGCGCCGCGTGGACCAGCTCGCGCACATCCTGCGCGATTGTGGTGGTCACGGAGTGGATCAGCGGTTCCATCCCACCTGTCTGACGCAACGCGCAGGCGAACGGTTCAACGCCGCAATTTCAATGGCTTGCGAGCCAGACCGGGATCAGGCCTTCCACTTGGTGAACGTGACCGTGGTGCCCTCGTTTTGCTTCGACTGGATCTGGAAGTCGTCGACGAGCCGGCGAACCCCTGGCAATCCCAGACCGAGCCCTCCGGAGGTGGAAAATCCGTCGCGCAGCGCTTGGTCGACGTCGTCGATTCCCGGTCCGTCGTCGTGCGCCACCACCTGGATGCCTTGCCGCGCCGACCCGACTCCGATCGCTTTCAGCCGGATCTCGCCCTGCTTCGCGTAGGTGACGATGTTGCGCGCGAGCTCCGAGATTGCCAGCGCGATCAGCGTCGCGTCTCCGGAAGAGAAGTTCAGCGCCGTGGCGAGCCCACGCCCCTTCTGACGAGCGGTGACGATGTCCTGGTCCGAGCGGATTGGAACCTGGATCTCGTCTTCCACCAGGCTCGGGTAAAGCCTGTGGCGTCGTTCAGTCAATACCCTGGGTAGCGCTCTCTCGCCTGCCGAACCTTGCAAGCCGTGGGGCGCAAGGCGCGCCCCGCAGTGAGCTCCTTACTGCAGCGACAGGGTCACGCTGCCGCCGGAAGGGAGATGGAGGTACGAGATGCACCTGCCGGCGTACGTCTCGGGCGCATGATTGATGCAAGCGGATTGCGTCGAACAGCAAACCCCGCTCGCCTGGAACCACACCTCTTGCGGACTGGTGAACTTCGCCTGGGTGCCGTTGACGACCGTTCCGGTGACCCCGGACCAATTGCGGCCCATGGTGTCGGCCATGCGGGAGCCGATGTCTTCCTGCCGCAGACTGATGATGGGAAGCGTCGAGTACGTGCGGAACTTCGAGAACGCCATGTCGAGCAGGTCGCCGAGCAGCGTATGGGTTCCGTCGTAGGCTCGCATGTTCGACTGGTGGTACATGTGCGGATCGAGCTCGCCCCGCAGCATGTAGATGAGGAGGTTCTGGCTCTCCTTGTCGAGGATCTCCTGGTAGGTCAGGTTGCGGCCCCAGAAAGACGCGTAGATGGCGTTGTATTCGGCCGTCCAGTCGGTGGGATTCGTCACGTTGTAGAAAAGATTCGTAGGCCGGCGCGGGACGAAGAGGATCTCCGGCCGGAGGTCGCTATAGACGCCGGTGTTTGGCGCTCGGTTGGTCGGCGTCGAGCCCGTGCCCTTGCCGGACTCCGTCGAGGTATCGCTCACCATGAAGAGGACGCCGTTGTCATAGCAAGCATTGAGCGCTGCCTGGTTGTGGAGGCCGGAGACATCGGGGCTGATGAACCCCTGGGGGCTGAAGTCGGTGAACGAATGGTCGGCGGCGAACTGGATGTTCTGCGCGAGCTCCGCATAGGCCACGTCGTAGGTGACGGCGTCCAGGTTCTCGTGCGTGAACGTGTGGTTGGTGAAATAGAAGTCATAGGCGGTCGCGGTCATCGCGTTCGTGAGCGGATCGTTCGGCACGTCGGGATCGCTGCCTCCCTCGCCATTGAAGGCCATCGTCAGCCTGAATCCCGAGTTTCCGGGCTTCACCACCTGAGAGCTCCACCAGTCGTGCGTCTTGTTGTAGTCGGTGGCCGTGATCCGGTAAACGCCGCCGGGGTACATGCTCGCCATATACATGTCGTCGTCGATGAGCAGGTCGTCGACCTGGGGCTGAAGGTAGGCGCGGAACTCGCCCATGTAAGCGCCCCTCGTGACCCACTCCACCAGGCCGTGGGCGAGGATGAGATCATGGACGAGGAACGGGTTCGAGTCGAAGGTGAGGGCCATGGTCTCGCGCCCGTCGGAGGTCACGCGGCTCGAAACCAGCGCGTTGTTGGCGCTATCCACCAGCAAAGGCGTGACGTTCGGATCCGATGCCGTAGCGCGGTACGCCCAGGCGTTGGTAAT belongs to Deltaproteobacteria bacterium and includes:
- a CDS encoding histone deacetylase, which codes for MRAFFCDTYEVPLPPGHRFPMPKYRLLRERLLAEGVLHPRELEESGVIDRASLLLAHTPEYLDAVFSGTLAADAQRRLGFSWSAALLARSRASVFGTVLAARAALDDGVAGNLAGGTHHAFADRGTGFCVFNDIAVAARALQREGLIERALVVDLDVHQGDGTAAIFADDPTVFTFSMHGANNFPFHKQRSSLDVELLDGCQDSEYIACLERHLPRALDLARPDIVFFQAGVDPLDGDQLGRLRLSLDGLRRRDRIVATAARRTGAPLVLTLGGGYARPIALSVDAHVGTWREARAAF
- a CDS encoding anti-sigma regulatory factor, producing the protein MEDEIQVPIRSDQDIVTARQKGRGLATALNFSSGDATLIALAISELARNIVTYAKQGEIRLKAIGVGSARQGIQVVAHDDGPGIDDVDQALRDGFSTSGGLGLGLPGVRRLVDDFQIQSKQNEGTTVTFTKWKA